A window of the bacterium genome harbors these coding sequences:
- a CDS encoding ABC transporter ATP-binding protein, translated as MIKVKDLSYRYGPLKALDGVSFSLPRGKMVGLLGPNGSGKSTLCLCLGGMLDRKGFSGEIKISGQDLGSFSPEILALKMAVVFQDNLFSFDFTAYEIVLMGRSPYLRPLQPEGIEDHQIAEKAMRDCDCFGLKDRPIKSLSGGERQRVVLARALAQTTSVLLLDEPTNHLDLKHQKQILSLVRELAEFKGVLSVVVLHDLNLAGQFCDHLLLLDQGRLVKQGTPEEVLTPENLNPVYQINVHKISHPVTGRPQIII; from the coding sequence GTGATCAAAGTAAAAGATCTTTCATACCGCTACGGGCCGTTAAAGGCATTGGACGGCGTCAGTTTTTCCCTGCCCCGGGGAAAGATGGTGGGCCTGCTGGGGCCAAACGGCTCGGGCAAGAGCACCCTCTGCCTGTGCCTGGGCGGAATGCTGGACAGGAAAGGCTTTTCCGGGGAGATAAAAATATCGGGCCAGGACCTGGGAAGTTTTTCCCCGGAAATACTGGCCCTTAAGATGGCCGTGGTCTTTCAGGACAATTTGTTCTCCTTCGACTTTACCGCATACGAGATCGTGCTGATGGGACGCAGCCCCTATTTAAGGCCCCTCCAGCCTGAGGGCATCGAAGACCACCAGATCGCCGAAAAGGCCATGCGCGACTGCGACTGCTTTGGCCTGAAAGACCGGCCCATCAAAAGCCTGTCGGGCGGCGAACGCCAGCGGGTGGTGCTGGCCCGGGCTTTGGCTCAGACTACATCCGTCCTGCTGCTGGACGAGCCCACCAACCACCTGGATCTGAAGCACCAGAAACAGATCCTGTCTCTGGTGAGGGAACTGGCCGAGTTCAAAGGAGTGTTGTCGGTGGTGGTGCTGCACGACCTGAACCTGGCCGGACAGTTCTGCGACCACCTGCTGCTGCTGGACCAGGGCCGGTTGGTAAAGCAGGGAACTCCGGAGGAGGTGCTGACGCCGGAGAACTTGAACCCGGTATACCAGATCAATGTCCATAAGATATCCCATCCTGTGACCGGACGCCCCCAGATAATAATCTAA
- the purN gene encoding phosphoribosylglycinamide formyltransferase: protein MDNKLKIACLVSGGGTNLQAIIDNIEAGKLKAEIAAVISNVPGAGALDRAKKHGLPAFVVNHRDFTSREQFDRELAAIIDRQGATLVCLCGFMRIFSPFFVEHYPGRVINIHPALLPDFGGKGFYGHKVHEAVLAAGRTESGCTVHFVDREVDHGPIILQRTVPVLVDDTPETLAERVLHEEHIAYSQAIELFARNRLELKDKKVLIKP, encoded by the coding sequence ATGGATAACAAACTTAAAATAGCCTGCCTGGTCTCGGGCGGGGGCACCAACCTTCAGGCCATAATCGACAACATTGAGGCCGGAAAACTGAAGGCGGAAATTGCCGCCGTGATCTCCAATGTTCCCGGGGCGGGGGCTTTGGATAGGGCCAAAAAACACGGCCTGCCGGCTTTCGTGGTCAACCACCGGGATTTTACATCCCGCGAACAGTTCGACCGGGAGCTGGCCGCCATCATCGACCGCCAGGGGGCAACCCTGGTCTGCCTCTGCGGGTTCATGCGGATCTTCAGCCCCTTCTTCGTGGAGCATTACCCCGGCCGGGTCATCAACATCCACCCCGCCCTGCTGCCGGACTTCGGCGGCAAGGGATTCTACGGCCACAAGGTCCACGAGGCGGTGCTGGCTGCGGGCAGGACCGAATCCGGCTGCACCGTCCACTTCGTGGACAGGGAGGTGGACCACGGCCCCATCATCCTCCAGCGCACCGTGCCGGTCCTGGTGGACGATACACCGGAGACCCTGGCCGAACGGGTTCTGCATGAAGAACACATCGCCTATTCCCAGGCCATCGAACTCTTTGCCCGGAACCGGCTGGAACTGAAGGATAAAAAGGTTTTGATAAAACCATGA
- the lnt gene encoding apolipoprotein N-acyltransferase, translating into MIQKRSMQFILAGLTSLLLFSAFPLLTLWPLAFVCLTPLMSAVKELPARKTFLLSWLSGTIFYIGLLHWIVFNPAVEGWVKPLLYLGVVLIGFYLSLYFALSFALAKWLAVRTRIPFWAWLALCLPTFDLLRSQGLLGFPWGSLGYALVPWTNGIQMAALTGVYGLTFWAVLVNGLLFGLGSRIWSQRTGLSETFRKPKTIAMALGLVLLLVLPPWLGSLAVRSVEKLSSSSPRLNTALIQGNIQQGMRWDREFQRFNFEEYKRLTLDASAQKVGLVVWPETALPFYLRFQPQYGNQMRQLADRTNSLILTGVPDMAADDNQNQLYFNAAFLFAPGRGLLGSYAKSRLVPFGERFPLKDRIPFLKNVNFGEGEWTAGSDTIVFETPEAALSCLICFESIFPEISRHQVNKGSKLLVNITNDGWFGRSGAAMQHAQMAVLRAVENRRAVARCANSGISMFILPTGKVLQPTPLYQQTVTVESLPLLSVRTFYSRFGDVFQYGLILLIAIGVLVPLARKRS; encoded by the coding sequence ATGATCCAAAAACGATCCATGCAATTCATCTTGGCAGGTCTCACCAGCCTGCTTTTATTTTCGGCCTTCCCCCTGTTGACGCTTTGGCCCCTGGCCTTCGTCTGCCTGACCCCCCTGATGTCCGCGGTCAAAGAACTTCCGGCCAGAAAGACCTTCCTGCTCTCCTGGCTTTCGGGGACGATCTTTTACATCGGCTTGCTGCACTGGATAGTCTTCAACCCCGCGGTGGAGGGCTGGGTAAAACCCCTGCTCTATCTGGGAGTGGTGCTGATCGGCTTCTATCTCTCGCTCTATTTTGCCCTGAGCTTTGCCCTGGCTAAATGGCTGGCCGTCAGGACCAGGATCCCTTTCTGGGCCTGGCTGGCATTATGCCTTCCAACGTTTGATCTTCTGCGCAGCCAGGGGCTTTTGGGATTTCCCTGGGGCAGCCTGGGATACGCGCTGGTCCCCTGGACCAACGGGATCCAGATGGCTGCGCTGACCGGAGTTTACGGCCTGACCTTCTGGGCGGTGCTGGTAAACGGCCTGCTGTTTGGTCTGGGATCAAGGATATGGAGCCAGCGGACCGGTTTGTCAGAAACATTCAGAAAGCCCAAAACAATTGCAATGGCCCTGGGTTTGGTTTTGCTGCTTGTTCTGCCCCCCTGGCTGGGAAGCCTGGCCGTCCGCTCGGTGGAGAAACTGTCTTCAAGCTCGCCCCGGTTGAATACCGCCTTGATCCAGGGCAACATCCAGCAGGGCATGCGCTGGGACCGGGAATTCCAGCGTTTCAACTTTGAGGAATACAAAAGGCTGACCCTGGACGCCTCCGCCCAAAAGGTTGGCCTGGTGGTCTGGCCGGAAACGGCCCTGCCGTTTTACCTGAGATTTCAGCCCCAGTACGGCAACCAGATGCGGCAGCTGGCGGACCGGACAAATTCCCTGATCCTGACCGGAGTCCCGGACATGGCCGCGGATGACAATCAAAACCAATTGTACTTCAACGCCGCCTTCCTCTTTGCCCCCGGCCGGGGGCTTTTGGGCAGTTACGCCAAGAGCCGGCTGGTGCCCTTCGGCGAAAGGTTCCCCTTGAAGGACAGGATACCGTTTTTAAAGAATGTCAATTTCGGCGAGGGGGAGTGGACCGCTGGCTCCGACACCATTGTATTTGAAACGCCTGAGGCAGCCCTGTCCTGCCTGATATGCTTCGAGTCCATCTTCCCGGAAATATCCCGGCATCAGGTTAACAAAGGCTCAAAACTTCTGGTCAACATCACCAACGACGGCTGGTTCGGGCGCTCCGGGGCCGCCATGCAGCACGCCCAGATGGCCGTCCTGCGGGCGGTGGAGAACCGCCGGGCCGTGGCCCGCTGCGCCAATTCCGGCATCTCCATGTTCATCCTGCCCACGGGCAAGGTTCTGCAGCCCACCCCGCTGTATCAGCAGACGGTGACGGTGGAGTCCCTGCCGTTGCTTTCCGTCAGGACCTTTTACAGCCGTTTCGGGGACGTGTTCCAGTATGGCCTGATACTGCTGATCGCCATTGGGGTTTTAGTCCCCTTGGCCAGAAAACGGTCATAA
- a CDS encoding PD-(D/E)XK nuclease family protein produces MSRSYLLPKGADLITHVCRMIPEDQADLSKTMVVFPGRRPSHFLLRALFRQERKKPFLAPRLFSFDDWVDWAALELGQSSGPLLAADGVALLFKLHQDQRLPGEQGGPLSFEEFMAWGFKLQADFEELRIEGITPAKLKGVQALAGESWPARFQEMLPHLAEWYEGFYRELESQNLTTRANSYFYAASNIKRLDLSSFETIILAGFHALTGCELEMFKDLTPRDNVTLVLRDGPGIERIISQLAISPEKTGQKQAPPRVSFYRATDSHGQVMGLKPLLDAAGENLDGTVLVLPRPDTVFPLIHHTLSGLSSPWNISLGYPLERTPLYGLMQILARVQESRDQNGYFLPDYLRLMLHPYVKNLAMGKASFPARILLHALEQVLNERGRRLISLEEIENDPEIKAKLEKKLQGLEDRGWNLEELYAHLAFLHRLLLLPLEQPGEVSSFASILLGIVSQVAENSPAGRHPYAAKYFMSMTGCLEQLQNSLLAGQSFSETKIYFGLLDGFVRQSRVPFPGTPLNGLQVLGFLETRDLAFDRVMVLDANDGILPEGRKPDAILPQALRAQLGLSGSLQRELIARYHFENLIYGAREVSLFYSHGGGAQRSRFLEQLVWEKQQAEKSISAGGDRLLKFAESFTQQDPPPVSKTPAMMEAVSRLSFSASMLDSYLGCGLRFYQHYLLMLREPDQVGGDIEARQTGTTVHRILKLFFEDFKGRPFIPQPQDFARMDALVDQVIGELQGQSLDGGMYLVASQIRTRMAQLLQYHRRMKPAPEILACEKRLKGAVDVLPGLKAVPVNGSLDRIDRRGGRVVIVDYKTGGSAKIPSFKKFDLKRRQDWAKSLSSVQLPFYIMLYCAFNPETDPNMVDSELLMLGGKAIQSRPLFKDLETRDRNYRDCLEAIARLVGEIRDPALPFEGTDDTQNQCRHCDFKVMCGRQWVTA; encoded by the coding sequence ATGAGCAGATCTTATTTATTACCCAAGGGGGCCGACCTGATAACCCATGTCTGCCGGATGATCCCCGAAGATCAGGCGGACCTCTCCAAAACCATGGTGGTCTTTCCCGGCCGCCGGCCCTCCCATTTTCTGCTGCGGGCCCTCTTTAGACAGGAACGCAAAAAACCCTTCCTGGCCCCCCGCCTCTTCTCCTTCGACGACTGGGTGGACTGGGCGGCCCTGGAACTGGGACAGTCTTCCGGCCCGCTTTTGGCCGCCGACGGGGTGGCGCTGTTGTTCAAGCTGCACCAGGACCAGAGACTGCCGGGGGAGCAGGGCGGCCCGCTGTCCTTCGAGGAATTCATGGCCTGGGGCTTCAAGCTGCAGGCCGATTTTGAGGAGCTGCGGATTGAGGGGATCACCCCGGCAAAGCTCAAGGGGGTCCAGGCCCTGGCCGGGGAGTCCTGGCCGGCCCGCTTTCAGGAGATGCTGCCGCACCTGGCGGAATGGTATGAAGGATTTTACCGGGAGCTGGAATCGCAAAATCTTACCACCCGGGCCAACAGCTACTTTTATGCCGCCTCAAACATCAAGAGGCTGGATCTCTCGTCCTTTGAAACCATTATCCTGGCAGGCTTCCACGCCCTGACCGGATGCGAACTGGAGATGTTCAAGGATCTGACCCCGCGGGACAATGTGACCCTGGTGCTGCGGGACGGCCCGGGCATCGAACGGATAATTTCGCAGCTTGCAATCTCTCCGGAAAAGACCGGCCAAAAACAGGCTCCCCCCAGGGTAAGTTTTTACCGGGCCACCGACAGCCACGGCCAGGTGATGGGCCTTAAACCCCTGCTGGATGCCGCCGGTGAAAATCTGGACGGCACGGTGCTGGTGCTGCCCCGGCCCGACACCGTCTTCCCCCTGATCCACCACACCCTGTCGGGGCTTTCCTCCCCCTGGAACATCTCCCTGGGCTACCCGCTGGAGCGCACCCCGCTGTACGGCCTGATGCAGATTTTAGCCAGAGTCCAGGAGAGCCGGGACCAGAACGGTTATTTTCTGCCGGACTATCTGCGGCTGATGCTGCACCCCTACGTCAAGAACCTGGCCATGGGGAAGGCCAGCTTTCCCGCCCGGATACTGCTGCATGCCCTGGAACAGGTCTTGAACGAAAGGGGCCGGAGGCTGATATCCCTGGAGGAAATCGAAAACGATCCCGAGATCAAAGCCAAGCTGGAGAAAAAACTGCAGGGGCTGGAAGACCGGGGCTGGAACCTGGAGGAGCTTTACGCCCATCTGGCCTTCCTGCACCGGCTGCTGCTTCTGCCGCTGGAGCAGCCGGGGGAAGTGTCATCCTTTGCCTCAATCCTCCTGGGCATAGTTTCCCAAGTGGCCGAAAACAGCCCGGCCGGAAGGCACCCTTATGCCGCCAAATATTTCATGTCCATGACCGGATGCCTGGAGCAACTGCAGAACTCGCTTTTGGCCGGTCAGTCATTTTCCGAGACCAAAATATATTTCGGGCTGCTGGATGGTTTTGTCCGGCAGTCCCGGGTGCCGTTCCCCGGCACCCCCCTAAACGGCCTGCAGGTGCTGGGCTTTCTGGAGACCAGGGACCTGGCCTTTGACCGGGTGATGGTCCTGGACGCCAACGACGGCATTTTGCCGGAGGGCAGGAAGCCTGATGCCATCCTGCCCCAGGCCCTGCGGGCCCAGCTGGGGCTTTCAGGATCCCTGCAAAGGGAGCTGATCGCCCGCTATCATTTCGAGAACCTGATTTATGGGGCCCGCGAGGTCAGCCTGTTTTACAGCCACGGCGGCGGGGCCCAGCGCAGCCGGTTTCTGGAACAGCTGGTCTGGGAAAAGCAGCAGGCCGAAAAAAGCATCTCGGCCGGAGGGGACCGGCTGTTGAAGTTCGCCGAGTCCTTCACCCAGCAGGATCCGCCCCCTGTCAGTAAGACCCCGGCCATGATGGAGGCCGTGTCCCGGCTGTCGTTCTCGGCCTCAATGCTGGACAGTTATCTGGGCTGCGGCCTGAGGTTCTACCAGCACTACCTGCTGATGCTGCGGGAGCCGGACCAGGTGGGCGGTGACATCGAGGCCCGCCAGACCGGCACCACCGTCCACCGGATCCTGAAATTATTCTTCGAGGATTTCAAGGGCCGGCCTTTCATTCCCCAGCCGCAGGATTTTGCCCGTATGGATGCCTTGGTGGACCAGGTCATTGGGGAACTGCAGGGCCAGTCCCTGGACGGTGGCATGTACCTGGTGGCCTCCCAGATCAGGACCAGGATGGCCCAGCTGCTGCAGTATCACCGGCGGATGAAGCCGGCCCCGGAGATTTTGGCCTGCGAAAAAAGGCTGAAGGGGGCGGTGGACGTCCTGCCCGGACTGAAGGCGGTGCCGGTCAACGGCTCCCTGGACCGGATAGACAGGAGGGGAGGGCGGGTGGTGATCGTGGATTACAAGACCGGCGGCTCGGCCAAAATCCCCTCCTTCAAAAAGTTCGACCTAAAACGGCGTCAGGACTGGGCCAAGAGCTTAAGCTCGGTGCAGCTTCCGTTCTACATCATGCTGTACTGCGCCTTCAATCCAGAAACTGATCCCAATATGGTGGACAGCGAACTGCTGATGCTGGGGGGGAAGGCCATCCAGTCCCGGCCCCTGTTCAAGGATTTGGAAACCAGGGACAGGAACTACCGGGACTGCTTGGAGGCCATCGCCAGGCTGGTGGGCGAGATCCGGGACCCCGCCCTGCCCTTTGAGGGGACCGATGACACCCAGAACCAGTGCCGGCACTGCGACTTCAAGGTGATGTGCGGGAGGCAGTGGGTGACTGCCTAA
- a CDS encoding TonB-dependent receptor translates to MILSLLATFLLTAAAIDSTSDSTRVTKFIPDSTADSVASLDSTAAVKTKEMKDSLAVYMLKGMVVTATRTPLAERSAPASVSVLEPEPLTPNVDAANRLSQTAGASLGGNGGLGSALSLSIRGAAANQVLYLLDGLPVNSAQNGSYDLNRILSQAERIEIVRGPASSLYGANAVAGVINIITRDSKQLKPYSRINFEKGGYSSQVWEAMVSRPLAQWASLSMGATWKKTGGQRVNSDYDGTNYFLDLFARPYDRIETKLRYQEYKSQNGVPGSLLDPSYTDRQKDWGKDLSLKVSYDQNSFVAVSRNSIENMCYADVDSRNYTRQTNVDGQYQHSWMPQAITTAGAGYQMVESYISNVGTPELHHKAVFLIQQLEPLKGLLLVGSVRYDKDFAYPAQTSPSVSLNYGFFEGLNFYASYGRAFRAPTLNELYWKDDIWMMYGNPDLKPERSSQLEAGIKTDIVGVSASLSAFQRNTLDLIIWDYDPLTCVSKTANLGKTISQGIELQAGRTLFDLVTLDLNYTYCLTVQDTVGSPELPFKPQHIANGSVSINDIQIVPDLKLGWKFWSQYSDIQYDNMYNQTLPRYIISNQVLSLKIVDARVYYKVENLFNANYETRYGYPMPRRTQSFGVTLELWD, encoded by the coding sequence ATGATCCTATCCCTGCTGGCAACATTTCTTTTGACCGCTGCAGCAATTGACAGCACCTCCGACAGCACCAGGGTCACCAAATTCATTCCGGACAGTACGGCTGATTCCGTTGCGTCCTTAGACAGCACCGCCGCCGTCAAGACCAAAGAGATGAAGGATTCCCTGGCGGTCTATATGCTGAAGGGAATGGTGGTCACCGCCACCCGGACCCCGCTGGCTGAACGGTCGGCCCCGGCCTCGGTGTCGGTACTGGAACCCGAACCCCTGACCCCGAATGTTGACGCCGCCAACCGCCTGTCCCAGACCGCCGGGGCATCCCTGGGCGGCAACGGGGGCCTGGGCAGCGCCCTGTCGCTTTCCATCCGGGGGGCGGCCGCCAACCAGGTGCTTTACCTGCTGGACGGACTTCCTGTCAACTCGGCCCAGAACGGTTCTTACGATCTCAACCGGATATTGAGCCAGGCCGAAAGGATCGAGATCGTGCGGGGGCCGGCCTCCAGCCTTTACGGGGCCAATGCCGTGGCCGGGGTGATCAACATCATCACCCGGGACTCCAAACAACTCAAACCGTATTCCAGGATAAATTTTGAAAAAGGCGGCTACAGCTCCCAGGTCTGGGAGGCCATGGTATCAAGACCTCTGGCCCAATGGGCCTCCCTCTCCATGGGCGCCACCTGGAAGAAGACCGGCGGACAACGGGTCAATTCCGACTACGACGGCACCAATTACTTTTTGGACCTGTTCGCCCGGCCCTATGACAGGATCGAGACCAAGCTGCGTTACCAGGAATACAAGTCCCAGAACGGTGTGCCGGGTTCGCTGCTTGATCCTTCCTATACCGACCGGCAGAAGGACTGGGGAAAGGATCTAAGTTTAAAGGTCAGTTACGACCAGAACAGCTTTGTGGCCGTCTCCCGCAATTCCATCGAGAACATGTGTTATGCCGATGTTGACAGCCGCAACTACACCCGGCAGACCAATGTGGACGGCCAATATCAGCATTCATGGATGCCCCAGGCGATCACCACGGCGGGGGCCGGTTACCAGATGGTGGAAAGCTACATCTCCAATGTGGGAACGCCGGAACTTCATCATAAAGCTGTCTTCCTGATCCAACAGCTGGAACCATTGAAAGGCCTTTTGCTGGTGGGCAGCGTCAGGTACGACAAGGATTTCGCCTATCCGGCTCAAACCTCGCCCTCGGTTTCGCTTAACTACGGCTTTTTTGAAGGCCTGAATTTTTACGCCAGCTACGGCCGGGCCTTCCGGGCTCCGACCCTGAACGAGCTTTACTGGAAGGATGACATCTGGATGATGTACGGCAATCCGGATCTCAAGCCCGAGAGATCCAGCCAGCTTGAAGCCGGGATAAAGACGGACATTGTGGGGGTTTCGGCTTCCCTGTCCGCCTTTCAAAGAAACACGCTTGACCTTATCATCTGGGATTATGATCCCTTGACCTGTGTGTCCAAAACCGCCAATCTGGGCAAGACCATATCCCAGGGGATCGAACTGCAGGCCGGCCGCACTCTTTTTGACCTGGTCACTTTGGACCTCAACTACACCTATTGCCTGACGGTCCAGGACACCGTGGGCAGTCCCGAACTTCCCTTTAAGCCCCAGCATATCGCCAACGGCTCCGTCTCAATCAACGACATCCAGATCGTGCCCGACCTGAAACTGGGCTGGAAGTTCTGGTCCCAGTATTCCGACATCCAATATGACAATATGTACAACCAGACCCTGCCCCGTTATATCATTAGTAACCAGGTGCTTTCCCTGAAGATCGTAGATGCCCGGGTCTATTACAAGGTGGAGAACCTATTCAACGCTAATTATGAAACCCGCTACGGCTACCCCATGCCCCGCCGCACCCAGTCATTCGGAGTGACTTTGGAATTATGGGATTAG
- a CDS encoding energy transducer TonB: protein MKNIFWLLPLAGALLGFAASYLALYLKLKLAPVPGYTRATYRAIETFDLKSALFSTALLMVLAMGAAGGYPVIRDLLQPEPAGPDGGNRVIIPMPMDSLIRMIPQPKSVDPNQNAEPQDIGLIKRPAFGSKIVLVDDNASDTTEFDDRTNNDIVNSFSNRNSPANDSLIRNAVVDNNADLPKPGDYVAYSTSPAPLNVLRPVYPSICRTMGAEGKVTLYVLVDKGGQVAKVRVLKSSGNEALDEAAMEALRASTFSPALQGDKPVAVWLSYPVVFSLE from the coding sequence ATGAAGAACATATTCTGGCTGTTACCGCTGGCTGGAGCCCTGCTGGGGTTCGCCGCAAGCTACCTGGCCCTTTACCTGAAGCTTAAACTGGCCCCCGTTCCCGGCTACACCAGGGCCACCTACCGGGCCATCGAAACCTTTGACCTGAAGTCGGCCCTTTTCAGCACCGCGCTTCTGATGGTTCTAGCCATGGGGGCGGCCGGTGGTTATCCGGTAATCCGGGACCTCCTGCAACCGGAACCGGCGGGGCCGGACGGCGGGAACCGGGTCATCATCCCGATGCCCATGGACTCCCTGATCCGGATGATCCCCCAACCCAAGTCGGTTGATCCCAACCAGAATGCGGAACCGCAGGATATTGGTCTGATCAAGCGCCCGGCCTTCGGCAGCAAAATAGTTTTGGTGGATGACAACGCTTCCGACACCACCGAATTTGACGACCGGACCAACAATGACATAGTGAACTCCTTTTCCAACCGTAACAGCCCGGCCAACGACAGCCTGATTCGGAACGCGGTTGTGGACAACAACGCCGATCTTCCCAAGCCCGGAGATTATGTGGCCTATAGCACCTCACCCGCTCCACTTAATGTGCTCCGGCCGGTCTACCCCTCCATCTGCCGGACCATGGGGGCCGAAGGCAAAGTCACCCTTTATGTGCTGGTGGACAAGGGTGGCCAGGTGGCCAAGGTCAGGGTGCTTAAAAGCTCGGGCAACGAAGCTCTGGACGAGGCGGCCATGGAGGCATTAAGAGCCTCCACCTTCTCCCCGGCCCTGCAGGGCGATAAGCCGGTGGCGGTCTGGCTGAGCTACCCGGTGGTGTTCAGTTTGGAGTAA